One Pyrus communis chromosome 13, drPyrComm1.1, whole genome shotgun sequence genomic window carries:
- the LOC137712035 gene encoding uncharacterized protein, whose translation MKPIDDKKDKVTIRAVTHDEEGRKRVEKMELPTHNIDSIKYVEKKLIDKGVQRLERHPRDGTGIGRRPPKSGHGGKYTWEGPGDEVEVEMDPVPPAIDERDPNYVDEETEKKIVKGEDADAAGLVVGEVEVAKAAEDRKGVARVEVVSPRHLKT comes from the coding sequence ATGAAGCCAATCGACGACAAGAAAGACAAGGTGACGATCCGGGCGGTGACCCACGACGAGGAGGGCCGTAAGAGGGTGGAGAAGATGGAGCTCCCCACCCACAACATCGACAGCATCAAGTACGTCGAGAAGAAGCTCATAGACAAAGGCGTGCAGCGACTCGAACGCCACCCCAGAGACGGAACTGGGATCGGGAGGCGGCCGCCGAAGTCGGGCCACGGCGGCAAGTACACGTGGGAGGGACCTGGCGACGAGGTGGAAGTTGAGATGGACCCGGTCCCGCCGGCGATCGACGAGAGGGACCCGAACTACGTGGATGAGGAGACGGAGAAGAAGATTGTGAAGGGGGAGGACGCTGATGCGGCGGGGTTGGTTGTGGGGGAGGTGGAGGTGGCGAAGGCGGCGGAGGACAGGAAGGGGGTTGCTAGAGTTGAGGTGGTTAGTCCTCGTCACCTCAAGACTTAA